The following coding sequences are from one Pelagovum sp. HNIBRBA483 window:
- a CDS encoding MFS transporter: MNKRRVFGWMCFDWAAQPYYTLGLTFIFGPYFAGVAADFFLTNGLSEEAADARAQSMWSLGQTMAGLVIAFLGPVLGAYADSTGRRMPWIFGFSVVYVISAWMMWHLLPNGSGLWFTLYAFSLGFIAAEFALIFTNAQLPSLGGREAIGKISGSGASFGYWGGVLSLFIMLLFFFEANDTAGTTLIGTEPAFGLNPESREGTRVVGPFIAIWYIVFMIPYFLWVRESKPVVKQGGIGAALSDLRASISSVFKRRSLASFLASSMFYRDALNALYGFGGVYARLVLDWSLTMIAVFGIVGAVTAGIATYIGGMFDSRFGPKPVIRVCIWVLMLVCTIIVGMTRESLFGLPLAEGSNLPDIIFYLCGAAIGGAGGAVYAASRTMMVRHATEGRPTEAFGLFALSGKATAFLAPALIGIFTLWTQSPRLGVSPVIGLFVIGLVLLTFVNPEGDADTTETR; this comes from the coding sequence ATGAACAAGAGGCGGGTTTTCGGCTGGATGTGCTTCGACTGGGCGGCACAACCTTACTATACCCTTGGGCTAACCTTTATCTTTGGGCCTTATTTTGCGGGTGTTGCGGCCGATTTCTTCCTGACAAACGGATTATCGGAAGAGGCAGCCGACGCGCGCGCGCAATCGATGTGGTCCTTGGGGCAGACAATGGCGGGATTGGTCATCGCCTTCCTCGGTCCAGTCCTCGGCGCTTATGCGGACAGCACTGGAAGGCGCATGCCATGGATCTTCGGCTTCTCCGTCGTTTACGTTATTTCCGCTTGGATGATGTGGCATCTTTTGCCCAATGGAAGCGGGCTATGGTTCACCCTTTATGCCTTTTCGCTTGGCTTTATCGCCGCCGAATTCGCGCTGATATTTACCAATGCACAATTGCCAAGTCTTGGTGGCCGTGAGGCGATTGGGAAGATCAGCGGATCGGGTGCATCCTTCGGCTATTGGGGCGGTGTATTGAGCCTTTTCATCATGCTTTTGTTCTTTTTCGAGGCGAATGATACCGCAGGAACGACGCTCATCGGTACGGAGCCAGCATTCGGGCTTAACCCCGAAAGCCGAGAGGGTACGCGCGTCGTAGGCCCCTTTATCGCGATCTGGTATATTGTCTTTATGATCCCCTATTTCCTATGGGTCAGGGAATCGAAACCTGTGGTCAAGCAAGGCGGAATTGGAGCCGCGTTAAGCGACCTGAGAGCCTCCATATCCTCGGTGTTCAAGCGCCGCAGCCTAGCAAGCTTCCTTGCGTCTTCGATGTTCTATCGGGACGCCTTGAACGCGCTTTATGGCTTTGGCGGGGTCTATGCGCGACTGGTTCTGGACTGGTCATTGACGATGATTGCGGTGTTCGGGATCGTCGGCGCTGTGACTGCGGGAATAGCCACATATATCGGCGGCATGTTCGATAGCCGCTTTGGGCCAAAGCCGGTAATTCGCGTATGTATTTGGGTACTTATGCTTGTCTGCACGATCATCGTCGGGATGACGCGCGAGAGCCTTTTCGGCCTTCCGCTGGCTGAAGGTAGCAATCTTCCGGACATCATTTTCTACCTCTGCGGCGCCGCGATTGGTGGGGCGGGGGGGGCTGTGTATGCGGCTAGTCGGACGATGATGGTGCGGCATGCGACGGAGGGGCGGCCGACGGAAGCGTTCGGGCTGTTTGCACTTTCCGGCAAGGCGACGGCCTTTCTGGCGCCTGCTCTGATCGGGATCTTCACGCTCTGGACCCAAAGCCCGCGGCTGGGCGTTTCGCCGGTGATCGGACTGTTCGTGATCGGCCTTGTCCTGCTGACCTTCGTGAACCCCGAGGGCGACGCAGACACCACCGAAACCCGGTGA
- a CDS encoding YggT family protein — MVSIFQILMLILGIARFFIIVHFVMSWLIGFNVLNVRQPLVAQIWYGLQRLLEPIYGPIRRMLPNMGGLDLAPLVALIAIYALEIILRNNVAVFY, encoded by the coding sequence ATGGTTTCCATTTTCCAGATTTTGATGCTGATCCTTGGCATCGCGCGCTTCTTCATCATCGTTCATTTTGTGATGAGCTGGCTTATCGGCTTCAACGTACTGAACGTCCGGCAGCCGTTGGTCGCCCAGATATGGTATGGGTTGCAGCGCTTGCTTGAACCGATCTACGGGCCGATCCGTCGCATGCTGCCGAATATGGGCGGGCTGGATCTTGCGCCACTCGTCGCGCTGATCGCGATCTATGCGCTCGAAATCATTCTGCGGAACAACGTCGCCGTCTTCTACTAA
- the recQ gene encoding DNA helicase RecQ has product MSAATLLRDVFGFEDFRPGQKEIVEAVAEGEQTLAIMPTGGGKSLCFQLPALMRDGLTVVISPLIALMRDQVRGLSEAGVKAAALTSANTPEEMDAIWNALASGELKILYMAPERLASGAIAPALRRAGISLIAVDEAHCVSQWGHDFRPDYLRIGELRRQLDVPLAAFTATADAETRDDIVQKLFAGASPRVFLGGFDRPNIHLAFAVKDKPRNQILSFVEKRAGQSGIIYCGTRAKTETLAAALAQAGKRSCFYHGGMEPEDRKIVEARFQQEDGLIVVATVAFGMGIDKPDIRWVAHADLPKSIEAYYQEIGRAGRDGAPAETLTLFGADDIRFRRQQIDESLAPADRRDADHGRLNALLGLAEAQKCRRQSLLAYFGETNAACGNCDLCDEPPDIFDATTPVRMALSAALRTSERFGAGHLIDILRGIETDKVRACGHESLPTFAVGKEFDKRQWQAIFRQMMGLDLVRPDSERHGALRMTDHARPILRGEQEVTLRRDSLSVTRKGPVVKALVSEEDAPLLSALKAKRRHLAEAAGVPAYIIFNDRTLIEMAETKPETLDQMSRIGGVGAKKLASYGEAFLEVINPDAEIPHPRRAKLAGQREGEVFDRLLAVQAELSRGTGGHEKPLTCSASLLARVAKARPRDISGLTKLLGDRHAERFGDAFLEILKEA; this is encoded by the coding sequence ATGAGCGCTGCCACGCTTCTTCGGGATGTTTTCGGATTCGAAGACTTCCGCCCCGGACAAAAAGAGATTGTCGAGGCAGTCGCTGAGGGTGAGCAGACACTGGCGATCATGCCAACAGGAGGAGGCAAGTCTCTCTGCTTTCAATTACCGGCGCTGATGCGCGATGGCCTCACGGTCGTTATCTCACCGTTGATTGCCTTGATGCGGGATCAGGTGCGCGGCCTTTCTGAGGCAGGTGTCAAAGCGGCGGCGTTAACGTCGGCTAACACACCCGAGGAAATGGACGCGATATGGAATGCGCTTGCGTCAGGTGAATTGAAGATCCTCTACATGGCGCCAGAGCGCCTCGCGTCCGGAGCCATAGCACCTGCGCTGAGGAGGGCAGGCATTTCTCTCATCGCCGTGGATGAAGCGCACTGCGTCAGCCAATGGGGTCACGATTTCCGGCCGGATTATCTGCGCATCGGTGAGTTACGCCGCCAACTCGATGTACCACTCGCGGCCTTCACCGCGACCGCCGACGCAGAGACCCGCGACGACATCGTCCAAAAGCTCTTCGCCGGTGCGTCGCCTCGTGTCTTTTTGGGTGGCTTTGACAGGCCCAACATCCATTTGGCCTTTGCTGTAAAGGACAAACCGCGAAACCAAATCCTTTCTTTTGTTGAAAAGCGCGCTGGGCAAAGCGGCATCATTTACTGCGGCACGCGAGCGAAAACCGAAACTCTTGCCGCCGCGCTGGCGCAGGCCGGAAAGCGGTCCTGTTTCTATCATGGCGGGATGGAGCCAGAGGATCGAAAGATCGTCGAGGCACGTTTCCAGCAAGAGGACGGATTGATCGTCGTCGCCACGGTTGCGTTTGGGATGGGTATCGATAAGCCAGATATCCGGTGGGTTGCTCACGCGGATCTGCCGAAGTCAATTGAGGCATACTATCAGGAAATCGGCCGCGCAGGCCGCGACGGGGCACCTGCAGAGACGCTAACGTTGTTCGGTGCAGATGACATTCGCTTTCGCCGCCAACAGATTGATGAAAGCCTCGCACCAGCCGACAGGCGTGATGCAGATCACGGACGCCTGAATGCCTTGCTCGGGTTGGCCGAAGCGCAGAAATGCCGCCGTCAATCGCTTCTCGCATATTTTGGCGAAACCAACGCGGCCTGCGGCAATTGCGACCTATGCGATGAGCCGCCCGATATTTTTGATGCAACGACGCCTGTACGCATGGCGCTGTCTGCTGCCTTGCGTACATCAGAGCGTTTCGGTGCCGGTCACCTTATAGATATTTTGCGCGGGATAGAGACGGATAAAGTCCGCGCATGCGGGCATGAATCTCTCCCGACCTTCGCTGTTGGTAAGGAGTTCGACAAACGCCAGTGGCAGGCAATCTTCCGACAGATGATGGGGCTCGATCTTGTCCGCCCAGACAGTGAACGCCACGGAGCGTTGCGGATGACAGATCATGCCCGCCCTATCCTGCGCGGCGAGCAGGAAGTCACCCTTCGGCGCGATAGCTTGTCCGTTACCCGAAAGGGGCCGGTGGTCAAAGCGCTTGTTTCCGAAGAAGATGCGCCATTGCTCTCCGCGCTGAAAGCAAAGCGCCGGCATTTGGCTGAGGCAGCCGGCGTTCCGGCCTATATTATTTTCAATGATCGAACATTGATAGAGATGGCTGAAACCAAGCCAGAAACACTCGACCAGATGTCTCGTATCGGCGGCGTTGGTGCCAAGAAACTTGCATCATATGGCGAGGCTTTCCTTGAAGTCATTAATCCGGACGCAGAGATTCCCCATCCGCGCAGGGCGAAGCTTGCCGGCCAGCGAGAAGGCGAGGTTTTTGACCGGCTGTTGGCTGTCCAAGCGGAGCTTTCCCGCGGGACAGGTGGACATGAGAAACCGCTGACCTGCTCTGCGTCTCTGCTGGCGCGCGTCGCAAAGGCACGACCCCGCGATATATCGGGGCTCACAAAACTTCTTGGTGATCGTCATGCCGAGCGTTTCGGCGACGCATTCCTAGAAATTCTGAAAGAGGCTTGA
- the yaaA gene encoding peroxide stress protein YaaA has protein sequence MQTLISPAKSLDWSPVAIEPTTPVFLREARSLAKVSRQLSAAQLKSLMGISDDLAQLNHDRFKAFKANPDQSVTKPAVYAFNGDTYQGFDVKSLDEGSLLWAQDYLRILSGLYGLLRPLDAIQPYRLEMGSRLKTAAGKNLYEFWGDKIANALNKEAQDRGSDTLVNCASEEYFKAASRKVLAVNVVTPVFMEVKTGKPKIVSFYAKKARGAMARFICENRILEPRDIRSFDVGGYRFEPALSEENRPVFLRDDPAID, from the coding sequence ATGCAAACGTTGATTTCGCCAGCAAAGTCGCTTGATTGGTCGCCGGTCGCTATCGAGCCGACAACGCCTGTATTCCTGAGGGAAGCCCGCAGTCTGGCAAAAGTGTCGCGCCAGCTTTCTGCAGCGCAATTGAAATCGCTGATGGGCATTTCGGACGATCTTGCCCAGCTGAACCACGATCGCTTCAAAGCGTTCAAAGCCAATCCCGATCAATCGGTGACAAAGCCAGCGGTATACGCATTTAACGGCGATACCTACCAAGGCTTTGATGTGAAGAGTCTCGACGAAGGTTCTTTGCTCTGGGCGCAGGATTACCTCCGTATTCTTTCCGGCTTGTATGGTTTGTTGCGCCCGCTGGATGCGATTCAACCATATCGGCTCGAAATGGGCAGCCGCCTTAAAACCGCTGCTGGCAAGAACCTTTACGAATTTTGGGGCGACAAGATTGCCAATGCCCTGAACAAAGAAGCACAGGATCGCGGAAGCGATACCTTGGTCAATTGCGCGAGTGAGGAATATTTCAAAGCCGCAAGCCGAAAGGTTCTTGCCGTCAACGTGGTCACCCCCGTGTTCATGGAGGTGAAGACCGGTAAGCCGAAGATCGTAAGTTTCTACGCGAAGAAAGCGCGTGGTGCGATGGCACGGTTCATCTGTGAAAACAGAATTTTGGAACCGCGGGACATCCGCAGTTTTGACGTTGGCGGCTATCGGTTTGAGCCAGCGCTTTCAGAGGAAAATCGGCCTGTTTTCTTGAGGGACGACCCTGCCATTGATTAA
- a CDS encoding glycine C-acetyltransferase: MTDFLGQIEAELDEIRAAGLFKHEREIQTAQGTHIGVNGREVINLCANNYLGLANHPSLISAAQTAMETHGFGMASVRFICGTQDLHRQLEEELAAFLEQEDAILFAACFDANGALFEPLMTSEDAIVSDALNHASIIDGIRLSKANRYRYNNSDMQDLENQLKAARSDGARRIMIATDGVFSMDGYFANLKDIRALADRYEALLMVDDCHSTGFIGPQGRGTPAHFGVKADVITGTLGKALGGALGGYIAGPKPIVDLMRQRARPYLFSNALPPAIVAAGIEALRLVREGDQLRESLFNNSRYWRAGLEELGFDVLPGEHPIIPVMLYDAKLAQNMAARLFELGVFVSGFFFPVVPQGQARIRTQMNAALTKVDLDHALGAFETAGRETGALS; this comes from the coding sequence ATGACAGATTTCCTAGGTCAGATTGAAGCCGAATTGGATGAGATCCGAGCGGCAGGCCTTTTCAAACACGAACGTGAAATTCAGACGGCACAAGGCACCCATATCGGGGTCAATGGCCGTGAGGTGATCAATCTTTGTGCCAATAACTATCTCGGGCTTGCCAATCACCCGTCTTTGATCTCTGCGGCGCAAACGGCCATGGAGACGCATGGGTTCGGCATGGCTTCTGTTCGTTTTATCTGCGGTACGCAAGATTTGCACCGACAACTCGAAGAGGAGCTGGCGGCGTTTCTCGAACAGGAAGATGCGATCCTTTTCGCGGCCTGTTTCGATGCCAATGGCGCATTATTCGAGCCTCTGATGACCTCGGAGGATGCAATTGTCTCCGATGCTCTCAATCATGCATCAATCATTGATGGCATTCGCCTAAGCAAGGCAAATCGGTACCGGTACAATAACTCGGACATGCAGGATCTGGAGAACCAGTTGAAAGCAGCCAGATCCGATGGCGCCCGCCGGATCATGATCGCTACCGACGGTGTCTTTTCGATGGATGGCTATTTTGCCAACCTGAAAGACATTCGCGCGCTGGCGGACCGTTATGAAGCGCTCTTGATGGTCGATGATTGTCATTCAACGGGTTTCATTGGCCCACAGGGGCGTGGAACTCCGGCCCATTTTGGGGTGAAGGCGGATGTGATCACCGGAACGCTCGGTAAGGCACTTGGGGGGGCGCTTGGCGGCTATATTGCTGGCCCCAAACCTATTGTTGATCTTATGCGTCAACGGGCACGCCCCTATCTTTTTTCTAATGCTCTCCCGCCTGCTATCGTTGCTGCGGGCATTGAGGCGCTGCGTTTGGTACGGGAGGGTGATCAACTGCGCGAAAGCCTGTTTAATAATTCCCGATATTGGCGCGCTGGCCTTGAGGAGCTTGGGTTTGATGTCCTTCCGGGAGAGCATCCGATTATTCCTGTGATGCTCTATGATGCGAAATTAGCGCAGAATATGGCTGCGCGGCTTTTCGAATTGGGCGTTTTCGTTTCGGGCTTCTTTTTCCCCGTCGTCCCACAAGGGCAGGCGCGCATTCGCACCCAGATGAACGCAGCGCTGACAAAGGTGGATCTTGATCATGCGTTGGGAGCGTTTGAAACAGCTGGGCGTGAAACAGGAGCGCTATCATGA
- the tdh gene encoding L-threonine 3-dehydrogenase yields the protein MSNQMQALTKSKPEAGLWLERHPVPEIGPDDVLIKVNKTGICGTDIHIWNWDDWAERTVPVPLITGHEFAGTIVELGKDVTGLEVGQRVSGEGHLVGKDSRQSRSGRFHLDPATRGIGVNEPGAFAEYLRLPAFNVVPLPDTVSDDIGAILDPLGNAVHTALSFDLIGEDVLITGAGPIGIMAAAVARHVGARHVVITDINPYRLQLAEQVTDVIPVNVADEDLKDVMQRLKMKEGFDVGLELSGNQRALDQIVEALVMGGRIALLGIPPGKSPVDWSRIVFKAITIKGVYGREIFETWYKMIAMLENGLDVSGIITHRFKAADFKDGFDAMRSGMSGKVVLDWT from the coding sequence ATGAGTAATCAAATGCAGGCTCTTACCAAGTCTAAGCCGGAGGCTGGCCTTTGGCTTGAGCGCCATCCGGTGCCGGAAATTGGCCCCGATGATGTGCTGATCAAAGTCAACAAAACCGGTATTTGTGGAACGGATATTCATATCTGGAATTGGGATGATTGGGCGGAGAGAACGGTGCCTGTCCCCTTGATAACCGGCCATGAGTTTGCGGGCACTATTGTTGAACTTGGCAAGGATGTTACCGGCCTTGAAGTCGGCCAACGTGTCTCTGGCGAGGGGCATCTTGTTGGTAAGGACAGCCGCCAAAGTCGGTCGGGCAGGTTTCACTTAGACCCTGCGACACGCGGTATCGGGGTCAACGAACCGGGTGCATTTGCAGAGTATCTGCGGTTGCCGGCCTTCAATGTTGTTCCTCTCCCCGACACCGTATCAGATGACATCGGCGCTATTCTCGATCCTCTTGGCAATGCGGTTCACACGGCGCTTTCGTTTGATCTGATCGGCGAGGATGTCCTGATAACAGGTGCAGGGCCGATTGGCATCATGGCGGCTGCAGTCGCGCGGCATGTCGGTGCCCGTCATGTCGTGATAACCGACATTAACCCCTACCGCCTGCAACTCGCGGAGCAGGTAACGGACGTCATTCCCGTGAACGTGGCGGACGAGGATTTGAAGGACGTTATGCAACGTTTGAAGATGAAAGAAGGGTTTGACGTTGGGCTTGAACTGTCCGGCAATCAACGCGCACTCGATCAGATAGTCGAGGCTCTTGTCATGGGCGGGCGCATCGCGCTTCTTGGTATCCCGCCCGGCAAGTCTCCTGTGGATTGGAGTAGGATTGTATTTAAGGCAATTACCATCAAAGGGGTCTACGGCCGCGAGATATTTGAGACTTGGTATAAGATGATCGCGATGCTCGAGAATGGGCTTGATGTGTCGGGCATTATCACGCACCGATTCAAAGCCGCTGATTTTAAAGACGGTTTTGATGCCATGCGAAGTGGTATGTCAGGTAAGGTCGTCCTCGACTGGACCTAG
- the selD gene encoding selenide, water dikinase SelD, whose product MDASFPFTRDLVLIGGGHAHALFLRMWGMKPLAGVRVTVIDPAPAAAYSGMLPGFVAGHYQADELSIDLVRLCRFAGARYVAAAATGIDRHAKQVLVEGRPPIAYDVASIDVGIHSKMEVKGFAEHAVAVKPLWRFAEAWNRFTVTSNAGSRVVIIGGGIAGVELALAAKYALGDNAEVCIVDRAKLLSGFRKHTRDNLLEALRRAKISWREGIEVSTIEAGKVCFRNGQELPADMVLGAAGARPHAWLQETGLNLVDGFVVVDETLRASDESIFAVGDCAHLSFSPRPKAGVFAVRQGPVLFENLRAALSGNALRNYRPQKDYLKLISLGGKSALAEKFGRSLQGPFLWTLKDRIDRNFMRRLGELPKMQRPDLPIDRAEGLLEEYGNEQPCAGCGAKVAGSALASALSDIPINERTDVTVFAGDDAALVQMGDARQVLTTDHLSALVTDPVLMTRIAMVHALGDIWAMGATPQALLVSLTLPRMSVTLQERTMKEIMRIAQQDAHRFGATIAGGHSSLGADLVIGFSATGLLSRDPITREGAKVGDALILTKPIGSGVLMAAEMRGIARGADVVQAYEMMCQPQNVASQILSGANAMTDVTGFGLAGHLAGICASSGCGAKIWLENVPVLEGAEVLSQQGVRSTLFEVNRANAGAIFGASGARADLLFDPQTAGGLLAAVPAAEVGSCMKSLVEAGYTAAHIGEITSDAGAILVT is encoded by the coding sequence TTGGACGCTTCATTCCCCTTCACCCGCGATCTTGTTCTTATCGGAGGTGGCCATGCGCACGCGCTCTTCTTGCGCATGTGGGGGATGAAACCTTTGGCGGGTGTCAGGGTTACCGTCATTGATCCTGCGCCAGCCGCTGCCTATTCAGGTATGCTGCCCGGCTTCGTTGCTGGCCATTACCAAGCCGACGAACTGTCCATAGATCTTGTGCGGCTGTGTCGCTTTGCGGGCGCGCGGTATGTTGCCGCTGCAGCGACTGGGATTGATCGTCATGCGAAGCAGGTTCTGGTCGAGGGTCGCCCGCCTATTGCATATGACGTCGCTTCAATTGACGTCGGCATTCACAGCAAAATGGAGGTCAAAGGCTTCGCGGAGCATGCGGTCGCGGTAAAGCCGTTATGGCGCTTCGCAGAGGCATGGAACAGGTTCACGGTCACCTCCAATGCTGGTAGCCGGGTAGTTATCATTGGCGGTGGAATTGCGGGGGTGGAGTTGGCGCTCGCCGCAAAATATGCGCTGGGTGACAATGCCGAGGTTTGTATCGTCGATCGTGCGAAGCTGTTGTCCGGCTTTCGGAAACATACGCGGGATAACCTTCTAGAAGCATTAAGGCGAGCAAAGATATCTTGGCGCGAGGGCATTGAGGTTTCCACCATAGAGGCTGGCAAGGTCTGTTTTAGGAACGGACAGGAATTACCAGCTGATATGGTCCTCGGAGCGGCCGGAGCGCGACCGCATGCGTGGTTGCAGGAAACTGGTTTGAACCTCGTCGATGGGTTCGTCGTAGTGGACGAAACGCTACGCGCGTCGGATGAAAGCATTTTTGCAGTCGGAGATTGCGCGCATCTTAGTTTTTCGCCACGCCCGAAGGCTGGTGTGTTCGCCGTAAGGCAGGGACCTGTCCTATTCGAAAACCTCCGAGCAGCCCTGTCAGGCAACGCTTTGCGGAATTATCGGCCCCAGAAAGACTACCTGAAACTTATTTCGCTCGGTGGTAAGAGCGCATTAGCCGAAAAGTTTGGTCGTTCTCTCCAAGGTCCCTTTTTGTGGACCCTCAAGGACCGAATTGACCGTAATTTCATGCGCCGGCTGGGCGAACTACCGAAGATGCAGAGGCCTGATCTGCCGATCGATCGGGCCGAGGGCCTTCTGGAAGAGTACGGAAACGAGCAACCCTGCGCAGGGTGTGGCGCGAAAGTTGCGGGCTCTGCCCTTGCGTCTGCACTCAGCGATATCCCGATTAACGAGCGAACGGATGTTACTGTTTTTGCGGGTGATGACGCAGCGTTGGTGCAAATGGGGGATGCGCGGCAGGTGTTAACGACGGACCATCTCTCAGCGCTGGTAACTGATCCTGTATTGATGACGCGAATTGCTATGGTTCATGCTCTTGGCGATATTTGGGCGATGGGCGCAACGCCACAGGCGCTTCTTGTTTCGCTGACATTGCCGCGCATGTCTGTAACATTGCAAGAGCGCACCATGAAAGAAATCATGCGCATCGCTCAGCAAGATGCGCATAGATTTGGTGCTACAATCGCTGGTGGGCATAGTTCATTGGGTGCGGATCTCGTTATCGGCTTCTCTGCGACAGGCTTACTCTCGCGTGACCCGATAACCCGAGAGGGAGCAAAAGTCGGTGATGCATTGATCCTGACAAAGCCGATAGGAAGTGGCGTTTTGATGGCCGCCGAAATGCGGGGGATCGCCAGAGGCGCGGATGTAGTGCAGGCTTATGAAATGATGTGCCAACCTCAAAACGTTGCATCTCAAATCTTGTCGGGCGCAAACGCAATGACCGATGTGACTGGTTTCGGCCTCGCAGGTCACCTTGCGGGTATTTGTGCTTCGTCCGGTTGCGGAGCTAAGATTTGGCTGGAGAACGTTCCGGTCCTTGAGGGCGCCGAGGTTCTTTCGCAGCAGGGTGTTCGCTCAACGCTTTTTGAAGTGAACAGGGCGAATGCTGGAGCGATTTTTGGGGCGTCCGGTGCTCGGGCTGACCTTCTATTTGATCCACAAACGGCTGGGGGTCTCTTGGCTGCAGTGCCTGCTGCCGAAGTCGGAAGTTGTATGAAAAGTTTGGTGGAAGCTGGATACACAGCGGCCCATATCGGAGAAATCACCTCAGATGCCGGAGCAATTCTGGTGACTTGA
- the mnmH gene encoding tRNA 2-selenouridine(34) synthase MnmH produces the protein MIDVRSPAEFAEDHIPGAINLPVLSNEEHAIVGTIYKQESPFKARKIGGALVAKNTARHLEETLSEMEGSWRPLIYCWRGGQRSGFFSRFLQEVGWRAETVSGGYQTFRKLVHRILYDDPLDLKVVLLDGFTGTAKTSLLDVLYGDGTQTLDLEGLSNHRGSLLGELEGGQPSQKAFETLLATKITTLNREHPLLLEAESSKIGQINIPPRLWELMRAAPRIEITAPLKERAEYLVHAYKDILDDPERMAEKLQPLRQFRGHEIVDNWESLLAADDRIALVSSLMSEHYDPSYARSRNNNAGSTIKVIDAPSLADRALKDIAAEIRQALKSPELLRHLR, from the coding sequence GTGATTGATGTGCGCTCGCCAGCCGAATTCGCGGAAGACCATATTCCCGGCGCGATCAACCTCCCCGTTCTCTCCAACGAAGAACACGCCATTGTGGGAACAATCTACAAACAGGAAAGCCCTTTCAAAGCACGAAAAATTGGGGGCGCTCTGGTCGCAAAGAATACCGCTCGACACCTTGAAGAAACGCTTTCGGAAATGGAGGGGAGCTGGCGGCCATTGATCTATTGTTGGCGAGGCGGTCAAAGGTCCGGTTTCTTCAGTCGTTTCTTGCAAGAGGTAGGGTGGAGAGCAGAGACAGTTTCGGGGGGGTACCAAACCTTCAGAAAGCTCGTGCATCGCATTCTATATGACGATCCTCTCGATCTCAAAGTAGTGCTCCTTGACGGCTTTACAGGCACAGCGAAAACTTCCTTACTGGACGTTTTGTATGGGGACGGAACCCAAACACTTGATCTCGAAGGCCTTAGCAATCATCGTGGGTCACTGCTTGGCGAACTAGAGGGCGGGCAGCCCAGTCAGAAAGCATTTGAAACACTACTCGCAACGAAGATCACTACGCTAAACCGAGAACACCCCCTGCTGCTGGAGGCAGAAAGCAGCAAGATCGGGCAAATCAATATACCACCTCGCCTCTGGGAACTCATGCGAGCCGCGCCGCGAATTGAGATTACGGCGCCTCTGAAAGAGCGGGCGGAGTATCTTGTTCACGCCTACAAGGATATTCTCGATGATCCAGAACGAATGGCCGAAAAGCTTCAACCGCTCAGGCAGTTCAGAGGGCATGAGATTGTCGATAACTGGGAGAGCCTGTTAGCTGCCGATGACCGGATTGCACTCGTTTCTTCTCTCATGAGTGAGCACTACGACCCCTCATACGCCCGCTCTCGAAATAACAACGCGGGGTCAACAATCAAAGTCATTGATGCGCCATCACTGGCGGATCGTGCACTTAAAGACATTGCCGCCGAGATCCGACAAGCGCTCAAGTCACCAGAATTGCTCCGGCATCTGAGGTGA
- a CDS encoding metallophosphoesterase: MIYAIGDIHGQIALLEQALERIEADGDQDAQVVFLGDVTDRGPASREVLDLLITCQEANPGWIFIKGNHDRMLHWYLEPTPKHDLRLRLGLNWLDPRLGGDKTLASYGVEVREGRSQRDIHKDARDAVPRRHVEFLEGMQLSYQTQDLLFVHAGIRPNIPLRKQREEDLLWIRDEFLNHTQPHEALVIHGHTIVDSPTHYGNRVNLDGGAAKGREIMPAVFEGKDVFVLTSRGREKINTDIK; the protein is encoded by the coding sequence ATGATCTATGCTATCGGCGACATTCATGGGCAGATCGCCTTACTTGAACAAGCACTGGAGCGCATTGAGGCAGATGGAGATCAAGATGCGCAGGTTGTCTTCTTGGGCGATGTTACAGACAGAGGGCCTGCGAGCCGTGAAGTCCTTGATCTCCTTATCACCTGCCAAGAAGCAAACCCGGGTTGGATCTTTATCAAAGGCAACCATGACAGAATGTTACACTGGTACCTTGAGCCAACCCCCAAACATGATCTTCGTCTGCGACTCGGGCTGAACTGGCTCGACCCACGCCTGGGTGGCGACAAAACGCTTGCCTCTTACGGCGTTGAAGTTCGTGAAGGGCGGAGCCAACGTGACATTCACAAAGACGCCCGCGATGCTGTGCCCCGTAGGCACGTTGAATTTCTTGAAGGTATGCAACTTAGCTACCAGACGCAGGACCTATTGTTTGTCCATGCGGGGATACGTCCGAATATCCCCCTGCGAAAGCAGCGCGAAGAAGACCTCTTGTGGATCAGAGATGAATTCTTGAATCACACCCAACCCCATGAAGCGCTGGTCATTCATGGGCACACCATCGTCGACTCGCCAACCCACTATGGCAACAGGGTCAATCTTGATGGTGGCGCCGCAAAGGGGCGGGAAATTATGCCTGCTGTCTTTGAGGGAAAAGACGTCTTCGTTCTCACCTCGAGAGGACGCGAGAAAATAAACACTGACATCAAATAA